One part of the candidate division WOR-3 bacterium genome encodes these proteins:
- a CDS encoding Mur ligase family protein: VVTNIEREHLDFYKDLADIKRTFVRFVNRVPFYGSVVMCLDCPACRAIQRRVKRRLVTYGLETPADFRAKDVQLYAFSSAFTLLYQGKEAGRFSVGMPGVHNVENALATIAVGVEMGMDPRSIEQALATFPGVHRRLERKGEKKGIVVFDDYGHHPTEVRVTVQALRHAYPASRLWVVFQPHRYTRTKFLAQEFGTAFDDADAVVVTGLYAASEPPIPGVSEELILDQIRARGRSGLIVQHVREIDEIPEFLKERLSSGDVVLTCGAGSIWRTGEAILARL, from the coding sequence CAGTGGTGACAAACATCGAGCGCGAACACCTTGATTTCTACAAGGACCTCGCCGACATAAAGCGTACGTTTGTGCGGTTCGTGAACAGGGTGCCATTCTATGGCAGCGTGGTCATGTGTCTAGATTGTCCGGCCTGTCGAGCCATCCAGCGACGGGTGAAGAGAAGGCTTGTGACTTACGGCCTGGAAACACCGGCCGATTTCCGGGCTAAGGACGTCCAGCTTTACGCGTTCTCTTCGGCGTTCACCTTGCTGTATCAAGGTAAGGAGGCGGGCCGGTTCAGCGTGGGGATGCCCGGGGTTCACAACGTTGAGAATGCGCTGGCCACAATTGCGGTCGGAGTTGAGATGGGGATGGACCCTCGTTCAATTGAGCAGGCGCTGGCGACTTTCCCCGGTGTCCATCGCCGACTGGAACGCAAGGGCGAGAAGAAGGGCATTGTCGTCTTTGATGACTACGGACACCACCCGACCGAGGTGCGCGTGACCGTCCAGGCCCTGCGGCACGCATATCCGGCAAGCCGGCTGTGGGTAGTGTTTCAGCCGCATCGCTACACGCGAACCAAGTTTCTGGCCCAGGAGTTTGGAACCGCTTTCGATGACGCGGATGCGGTTGTCGTCACCGGGTTGTACGCGGCCTCAGAGCCGCCGATTCCGGGAGTGAGCGAGGAGTTGATTCTCGACCAGATAAGGGCCCGCGGCAGAAGCGGACTCATTGTCCAGCACGTTCGGGAAATTGACGAGATTCCTGAGTTTCTGAAGGAACGCTTGAGTTCCGGTGACGTGGTGCTAACTTGTGGAGCAGGGAGCATATGGCGGACTGGCGAAGCGATTTTGGCTCGGCTGTAG
- the murB gene encoding UDP-N-acetylmuramate dehydrogenase has translation MADWRSDFGSAVGVESDCLRRDEPLSEHTTFRIGGPADVWLDVSNEQTLARAIEFCSRNRVPWWVLGRGSNVLVSDQGLRGVVLHLAGQFSDVRVKSGVIDAGGGAMLDFVAEQAEQAGLSGAAFLAGIPGTVGGGLRTNAGAFGQSLADIILRVFAMNHMGDVVELGTDQLHHAYRCPVVEPDLVVLRVLLRPGSGSTDSVSEIRRKRRTRQPEQPSAGSFFKNPRAEEPKGGEVRNSSGTMPQSAPSGRIPAGRLIEQCGLKGRTIGGAQVSEKHANFIVNTGNARFVDVYELSQVVKASVEMQTGIMLEDEVQVLP, from the coding sequence ATGGCGGACTGGCGAAGCGATTTTGGCTCGGCTGTAGGTGTCGAATCAGACTGCCTACGTCGAGATGAGCCTTTGAGCGAGCACACGACGTTTCGCATTGGCGGGCCGGCGGACGTGTGGCTTGACGTCTCGAATGAACAGACGCTGGCCCGGGCAATCGAATTCTGCAGTCGAAACAGAGTGCCATGGTGGGTACTGGGCCGTGGGTCCAACGTACTGGTCTCTGACCAGGGTCTGCGGGGCGTTGTGCTGCACCTGGCCGGCCAGTTCAGCGATGTCAGAGTCAAGTCCGGCGTGATTGACGCTGGAGGTGGAGCAATGCTTGACTTTGTCGCCGAGCAGGCTGAGCAGGCCGGACTCAGCGGGGCTGCGTTTCTGGCCGGAATTCCAGGCACGGTCGGCGGCGGACTGCGAACAAATGCCGGTGCGTTCGGCCAATCACTGGCAGACATTATCCTTCGGGTCTTCGCAATGAACCACATGGGCGATGTTGTTGAGCTCGGTACAGACCAACTGCACCACGCATACCGCTGCCCGGTGGTTGAGCCTGACTTGGTAGTGCTGAGGGTGCTGCTCCGCCCCGGGTCAGGGAGTACCGATTCCGTTTCCGAGATACGAAGGAAACGCCGCACCCGACAGCCGGAGCAGCCTTCGGCCGGCTCGTTCTTCAAGAATCCTCGAGCCGAGGAGCCGAAGGGTGGAGAAGTCAGGAATTCGAGTGGTACGATGCCGCAATCCGCACCTTCTGGCCGGATTCCAGCCGGAAGACTGATTGAGCAGTGCGGACTGAAGGGTAGGACGATTGGCGGAGCTCAGGTTTCAGAGAAGCACGCCAATTTCATTGTCAATACCGGCAACGCTCGCTTCGTTGATGTGTACGAACTCTCGCAGGTCGTGAAGGCCAGCGTTGAGATGCAGACCGGTATCATGCTGGAGGACGAAGTGCAGGTGCTGCCATGA